In Janthinobacterium sp. J1-1, a single genomic region encodes these proteins:
- the argC gene encoding N-acetyl-gamma-glutamyl-phosphate reductase: MIKVGIVGGTGYTGVELLRLLATHPDVELTAITSRKEDGLPVADMYPSLRGHVKLAFSSPDKANLEQCDVVFFATPHGVAMAQAPALLAAGVKVIDLAADFRLKDQAKFEQWYKIPHTAPELIAQAVYGLPELNREDIKQATLIANPGCYPTTMQLGFYPLLKAGLVNAGSLIADCKSGVSGAGRKAEIGILFSESSDSFKAYGVAGHRHLPETTAQLQRFTDDKVALTFTPHLVPMIRGMHSTLYAQLNKDVSNEELQALFEEQYKDEAFVDVMPFGSHPETRSTRGSNMLRLALHRPEGGNTVIVLVVQDNLVKGASGQAVQCMNLMFGLKETAGLQHIALLP, translated from the coding sequence AGTTGGCATCGTCGGCGGCACTGGCTACACTGGCGTGGAATTGCTGCGCCTGCTGGCAACCCATCCGGACGTCGAGTTGACGGCGATTACCTCGCGCAAGGAAGATGGCTTGCCGGTCGCCGACATGTATCCTTCCCTGCGTGGCCACGTGAAACTGGCGTTTTCCTCGCCCGACAAGGCCAACCTCGAACAATGCGACGTGGTGTTCTTCGCCACCCCGCACGGCGTGGCGATGGCGCAAGCACCAGCGCTGCTGGCCGCCGGCGTGAAAGTGATCGACCTCGCCGCCGACTTCCGCCTGAAGGACCAGGCCAAGTTCGAGCAGTGGTACAAGATCCCGCATACGGCGCCCGAGCTGATAGCCCAGGCCGTGTATGGCTTGCCGGAACTGAACCGCGAAGACATCAAGCAGGCCACGCTGATCGCCAATCCCGGTTGCTACCCGACCACCATGCAGCTGGGCTTTTATCCACTGCTGAAAGCCGGCCTGGTCAATGCCGGCAGCCTGATCGCCGACTGCAAGTCGGGCGTGTCGGGCGCCGGCCGCAAAGCCGAGATCGGCATCCTGTTCTCGGAAAGCAGCGACAGCTTCAAGGCCTATGGCGTGGCCGGTCACCGCCACCTGCCGGAAACCACCGCCCAGCTGCAGCGCTTTACGGATGACAAAGTGGCGCTGACGTTTACGCCGCACCTGGTGCCGATGATACGCGGCATGCATTCGACCCTGTATGCGCAGCTGAACAAGGATGTCAGCAATGAAGAGCTGCAAGCCTTGTTTGAAGAGCAATACAAGGATGAGGCATTTGTCGACGTGATGCCGTTCGGCTCGCATCCGGAAACCCGTTCCACGCGCGGCTCGAACATGCTGCGCCTGGCGCTGCACCGTCCTGAAGGCGGCAATACCGTGATCGTGCTGGTGGTGCAGGATAACCTGGTCAAGGGTGCATCGGGCCAGGCCGTGCAATGCATGAATCTGATGTTTGGCCTGAAGGAAACGGCTGGCCTGCAGCATATCGCGCTGCTGCCGTAA
- the erpA gene encoding iron-sulfur cluster insertion protein ErpA, with the protein MNAVAEMQDVIPSPIIFTDSAAEKVAQLIEEEGNPDLKLRVFVQGGGCSGFQYGFTFDEIVNEDDTTMVKNGVQLLIDSMSYQYLVGAEIDYKDDLEGAQFVIKNPTATSTCGCGSSFSV; encoded by the coding sequence ATGAATGCTGTCGCCGAAATGCAAGATGTGATCCCATCGCCTATCATCTTTACCGATAGCGCCGCTGAAAAAGTCGCGCAGCTGATCGAGGAAGAAGGCAATCCCGACCTGAAATTGCGCGTGTTCGTGCAGGGTGGCGGTTGCTCCGGCTTCCAGTACGGCTTCACCTTCGACGAAATCGTCAATGAAGATGACACCACCATGGTCAAGAACGGCGTCCAGCTGTTGATCGATTCCATGAGCTACCAGTACCTGGTGGGCGCGGAAATCGACTACAAGGATGACCTGGAAGGCGCGCAGTTCGTGATCAAGAATCCGACAGCCACCTCGACCTGCGGTTGCGGTTCCTCGTTCTCGGTATAA
- a CDS encoding anhydro-N-acetylmuramic acid kinase, giving the protein MLYIGLMSGTSLDGVDGALVDFSQDGVRSLGDAYVAFPASLRADLMSLQAPGHNEIEREALAANALVRHYADCVGSLLAQAGIGPDAVAAIGAHGQTIRHRPELGFTRQLNNPALLAELSGIDVIADLRSRDVAAGGQGAPLVPAFHQALFNAPGQTRVVANIGGISNISVLQADGTVTGYDSGPGNALMDGWILHHQGQPYDADGAWAASGKVIPALLSELLNEPYFALLAPKSTGRDLFHADWLAGKLAAFPNEKPADVQATLTQLTAASLAQAILRDGAQADTVYVCGGGAYNASLMAALAKELPGVAVTSTQALGVAPNQVEALAFAWLAWRFTQRKPGNLPAVTGARGLRVLGALYPH; this is encoded by the coding sequence ATGTTGTATATCGGTCTGATGTCCGGCACCAGCCTCGATGGCGTCGACGGCGCCCTGGTCGACTTCTCGCAGGATGGCGTGCGCAGCCTGGGTGACGCCTATGTGGCGTTTCCCGCCAGCCTGCGCGCCGACCTGATGTCCCTGCAAGCGCCCGGCCACAATGAAATCGAACGCGAGGCGCTGGCCGCCAACGCGCTGGTGCGCCACTACGCCGATTGCGTCGGCAGCCTGCTGGCCCAGGCCGGCATCGGCCCGGATGCCGTGGCCGCCATCGGCGCGCATGGCCAGACCATCCGCCACCGCCCCGAACTGGGTTTTACGCGCCAGCTGAACAATCCCGCCCTGCTGGCCGAGCTGTCCGGCATCGACGTCATCGCCGACCTGCGCAGCCGCGACGTGGCCGCCGGCGGCCAGGGCGCGCCCCTGGTGCCCGCGTTTCACCAGGCGCTGTTCAATGCGCCGGGCCAGACGCGGGTGGTGGCCAATATCGGCGGCATCAGCAATATCAGCGTGCTGCAGGCCGACGGCACGGTGACCGGCTACGATAGCGGACCGGGCAACGCCCTGATGGATGGCTGGATCTTGCACCACCAGGGCCAGCCCTATGACGCGGACGGCGCCTGGGCCGCCAGCGGCAAGGTCATCCCCGCCCTGCTGTCGGAGTTGTTGAATGAGCCGTATTTTGCTTTGCTGGCGCCGAAAAGCACGGGCCGCGACCTGTTTCATGCCGACTGGCTGGCCGGCAAGCTTGCTGCCTTCCCGAACGAAAAGCCGGCAGACGTGCAGGCGACCCTGACGCAATTGACGGCCGCCAGCCTGGCGCAGGCGATCTTGCGCGACGGCGCACAGGCCGATACGGTCTATGTGTGTGGCGGTGGCGCGTATAACGCCAGCCTGATGGCGGCGCTGGCAAAAGAATTGCCGGGCGTGGCGGTGACATCGACGCAGGCGCTGGGCGTAGCGCCGAACCAGGTCGAGGCGCTGGCATTTGCCTGGCTGGCCTGGCGTTTTACACAGAGGAAACCGGGCAATCTGCCGGCGGTGACGGGAGCCAGGGGCTTACGGGTACTGGGTGCCTTGTATCCGCATTGA
- a CDS encoding M23 family metallopeptidase, protein MNPIHKITGSRLYTQLATTRKARIVGASAVLLTVVAFGAVAVSPMAPDASDLPVRSIAENLEMPDLSSQITALEQVDQNFTHEEKVRPGDTLSAMLIRLGVDDAVASNFIKTDKVARRVMMLKTGKRVQAQTSENGELNWLRATLVDDTGTSARNILITRKGDKFVATEVAAQLERRVEMHARKITSTLFAATDSSLDGTRLPDAISKQIVEMFSTNIDFRSDVKRGDSFNVVYETFWQDGEFVRAGRILAGEFTNRGKTFQSVWFEDPASKQGGGYYSFDGKSLKKAFLKSPLEFSRISSGFSMRVHPISGNWKAHKGIDFAAATGTPIRASGDGVVDTVGSQNGYGNVVVLKHWANYSTAYAHMSRFASGLKKGQKVSQGDVIGYVGTTGWSTGAHLHYEFRVGGVAQDPSKLNVQAQAPLTAAELSRFRMVSADMMHRFTLLRPADTALASR, encoded by the coding sequence ATGAACCCTATACATAAAATCACAGGCTCACGCTTGTACACCCAGCTCGCGACCACTCGCAAAGCACGCATCGTCGGCGCGTCCGCAGTGCTGCTGACCGTGGTCGCTTTTGGCGCTGTGGCGGTCTCTCCGATGGCGCCCGATGCGTCGGACCTGCCGGTCCGTTCGATCGCGGAAAACCTGGAAATGCCTGATCTGTCCTCGCAAATCACCGCGCTGGAACAGGTAGACCAGAACTTCACCCACGAAGAAAAGGTCCGTCCGGGCGATACGCTGTCCGCCATGCTGATACGCCTCGGCGTCGATGATGCGGTGGCCAGCAACTTCATCAAGACCGACAAGGTCGCGCGCCGCGTGATGATGCTGAAAACGGGCAAGCGCGTGCAAGCGCAAACGTCCGAAAACGGCGAACTGAACTGGCTGCGCGCCACTCTCGTTGATGACACCGGCACCTCGGCCAGGAATATCCTGATCACCCGCAAGGGCGACAAGTTCGTTGCCACGGAAGTGGCCGCGCAGCTGGAACGCCGCGTGGAAATGCACGCACGCAAGATCACCTCGACCCTGTTTGCCGCCACCGATTCCAGCCTGGACGGCACCCGCCTGCCAGACGCGATCTCCAAGCAGATCGTTGAAATGTTCTCGACCAATATCGACTTCCGTTCCGACGTGAAACGCGGCGACTCGTTCAACGTGGTCTATGAAACCTTCTGGCAAGACGGCGAATTTGTCCGAGCGGGACGCATCCTGGCCGGTGAATTCACCAACCGCGGCAAGACGTTCCAGTCCGTGTGGTTCGAAGACCCGGCCAGCAAGCAAGGCGGCGGTTACTACAGCTTCGACGGCAAGTCCCTCAAAAAAGCCTTCCTCAAATCCCCACTCGAATTCTCCCGTATCTCGTCCGGTTTCTCGATGCGCGTGCACCCGATTTCCGGCAACTGGAAAGCCCATAAAGGCATCGATTTCGCGGCCGCCACCGGCACCCCGATCCGCGCTTCGGGCGACGGCGTGGTCGATACGGTCGGTTCGCAAAACGGCTACGGCAATGTGGTGGTCTTGAAGCACTGGGCCAACTACAGCACCGCCTATGCGCACATGAGCCGCTTCGCTTCGGGCCTGAAAAAAGGCCAGAAAGTCAGCCAGGGCGATGTCATCGGCTACGTCGGCACCACCGGCTGGTCGACCGGCGCCCACCTGCACTACGAATTCCGCGTGGGCGGCGTGGCGCAAGACCCAAGCAAGCTGAACGTGCAAGCACAGGCGCCGCTGACGGCCGCCGAACTGTCGCGCTTCCGCATGGTGTCGGCCGACATGATGCACCGCTTCACCCTGTTGCGTCCTGCCGATACGGCGCTCGCTTCGCGTTAA
- the tyrS gene encoding tyrosine--tRNA ligase, with protein sequence MEINTTASPAKANAAQTPLVLSDRVQEALAITKRGVDELLIESEFAQKLARSEQTGVPLRIKLGLDPTAPDLHLGHTVVLNKMRQLQNLGHQVIFLIGDFTSMIGDPSGRNVTRPPLTKEQIEINAMTYFAQASLVLDASKTEIRYNSEWCDPLGARGIIQLASHYTVARMIERDDFTKRFQGGVPISVHEFLYPLMQGYDSVALKSDLELGGTDQKFNLLVGRELQKQYGQEQQCILTMPLLEGLDGVEKMSKSKNNYIGITEPANTMFAKLMSISDVMMWRYYELLSWRSIAELAQLKSEVEGGRNPRDAKVALAQEIVARFHSQQAAEEALADFVNRSKGGIPDDIAEVTLAGAPLAIAQLLKQTGLCPSVSEATRMIDQGGVRIDGTVISDKALKVEAGVFVLQVGKRKFARVTLSA encoded by the coding sequence ATGGAAATCAACACCACCGCATCGCCTGCCAAGGCTAACGCAGCTCAGACGCCGCTCGTGCTGTCGGACAGAGTACAAGAAGCCCTCGCGATTACCAAGCGTGGCGTCGACGAACTCTTGATCGAAAGCGAATTTGCGCAAAAATTAGCGCGCTCCGAACAAACCGGTGTGCCGCTGCGCATCAAACTGGGCCTGGACCCGACCGCACCGGACTTGCACCTGGGCCATACCGTCGTGCTGAACAAGATGCGCCAGTTGCAAAACCTCGGTCATCAAGTCATTTTCCTGATCGGCGATTTCACTTCCATGATCGGCGACCCGTCGGGCCGCAACGTCACGCGCCCGCCGCTGACGAAAGAACAGATCGAGATTAACGCGATGACGTATTTCGCGCAAGCATCTTTAGTGCTCGACGCCAGCAAAACCGAAATTCGCTATAACTCCGAATGGTGCGATCCGCTGGGCGCGCGCGGCATCATCCAGCTCGCTTCGCACTACACGGTGGCGCGCATGATCGAGCGCGACGATTTCACGAAACGCTTCCAGGGCGGCGTGCCGATTTCCGTGCATGAATTCCTGTACCCGCTGATGCAGGGCTACGATTCGGTGGCCTTGAAATCGGATCTGGAACTGGGCGGCACCGACCAGAAGTTCAACCTGCTGGTGGGCCGCGAACTGCAAAAGCAGTACGGCCAGGAACAGCAGTGCATCTTGACCATGCCGCTGCTGGAAGGTCTGGACGGCGTGGAAAAAATGTCCAAGTCGAAAAACAATTACATCGGCATCACGGAACCGGCCAACACCATGTTCGCCAAGCTGATGAGCATTTCCGACGTCATGATGTGGCGCTACTACGAGCTGCTGTCGTGGCGTTCGATCGCCGAACTGGCGCAACTGAAGAGCGAAGTCGAGGGCGGCCGCAATCCGCGCGACGCCAAGGTGGCCCTGGCGCAGGAGATCGTCGCCCGCTTCCACTCGCAGCAGGCGGCCGAGGAAGCGCTGGCCGATTTCGTCAACCGTTCGAAGGGCGGCATCCCGGACGATATTGCGGAAGTGACGCTGGCCGGCGCGCCGCTGGCGATCGCCCAGTTGCTCAAGCAAACGGGTCTGTGCCCATCGGTATCGGAAGCAACCCGCATGATCGACCAGGGCGGTGTGCGCATCGATGGCACCGTCATCAGCGACAAGGCCTTGAAAGTCGAGGCCGGTGTGTTCGTGTTGCAAGTGGGCAAGCGCAAATTTGCGCGCGTCACCCTGAGCGCATGA
- the dtd gene encoding D-aminoacyl-tRNA deacylase, whose amino-acid sequence MIALLQRVTRARVEVDGATIGAIDAGLMVLVCAERGDTEKEADALLAKLLGYRVFADEAGKMNRSVTDVAGGLLLVPQFTLAADTKSGTRPSFTPAASPQDGLRLFSHFVEQARSRHASVQTGQFGADMQVSLTNDGPVTFWLQVDPKPQ is encoded by the coding sequence ATGATCGCGCTGCTGCAACGGGTGACCCGCGCCAGGGTGGAAGTCGATGGCGCCACCATCGGCGCCATCGACGCCGGCCTGATGGTGCTGGTGTGTGCCGAGCGCGGCGACACCGAGAAGGAGGCGGACGCCTTGCTGGCCAAGCTGCTGGGCTACCGCGTGTTCGCCGACGAGGCCGGCAAGATGAACCGCAGCGTGACCGATGTGGCCGGCGGCTTGCTGCTGGTGCCGCAGTTCACCCTGGCGGCCGATACCAAGTCCGGCACGCGTCCGTCGTTCACCCCGGCCGCCAGCCCGCAGGACGGTTTGCGCCTGTTCAGCCATTTCGTGGAGCAGGCGCGCAGCCGCCATGCCAGCGTGCAGACGGGGCAGTTCGGCGCCGACATGCAGGTGTCGCTGACGAATGACGGACCGGTCACGTTCTGGCTGCAAGTCGATCCGAAACCGCAGTAA
- a CDS encoding YbhB/YbcL family Raf kinase inhibitor-like protein, whose translation MRLWSDTFRDGGLLPAGYAFAEIDPVSRVRLAANHNPHLAWDEVPNGTESLALFCIDGDAPQDASLANRAGQTLPLASARGDFFHWSLLDIPLAMRSIAAGQFSSAVTARGKPAASGPGHLRQGLNDYTGWFAGDPDMAGDYYGYDGPCPPWNDERLHHYLFRLYALDVPRLALAERFTGRQALDAVYGHILDEARLVVAYSLNPALALTLKK comes from the coding sequence ATGAGATTGTGGAGCGACACCTTTCGTGACGGCGGCCTGCTGCCGGCCGGGTACGCGTTTGCCGAGATCGACCCGGTCAGCCGCGTGCGCCTGGCGGCCAACCACAATCCCCATCTGGCCTGGGATGAGGTGCCCAATGGCACCGAGTCGCTGGCCCTGTTCTGCATCGACGGCGACGCACCGCAGGACGCCAGCCTGGCCAACCGCGCCGGTCAAACGCTGCCGCTGGCCAGTGCGCGCGGCGATTTTTTTCACTGGAGCTTGCTCGACATTCCGCTGGCCATGCGCAGCATTGCTGCCGGCCAGTTCTCCAGCGCCGTGACGGCGCGTGGCAAGCCTGCCGCCAGCGGGCCCGGCCATCTGCGCCAGGGTCTCAACGACTACACCGGCTGGTTTGCCGGCGACCCCGACATGGCGGGCGACTATTACGGCTATGATGGCCCGTGTCCGCCGTGGAACGACGAGCGGCTGCACCATTATCTGTTCCGCCTGTACGCGCTCGACGTGCCGCGCCTGGCGCTGGCCGAGCGCTTTACGGGGCGCCAGGCGCTGGACGCCGTTTACGGCCATATCCTCGATGAGGCCCGGCTCGTCGTTGCCTACTCGCTCAATCCCGCGCTGGCACTTACTTTGAAGAAATAA
- a CDS encoding histidine phosphatase family protein, protein MSTTILLIRHGETPWNAERRLQGHIDIPLNDVGLRQAAAVGQALAGEPLAAVLASDLQRARQTAQAVADLHALPVQADPLLRERCYGAFEGLLYADIAAQYPHEYAQWQARQIDAVMPSGERQAESFRQFYARANAAIARWARQYDGQTIAIVAHGGVLECAYREAVGMTLDSPRDFQVRNASVNRFSYADGKLHLVHWGNIEHLAAPAMDELG, encoded by the coding sequence ATGAGCACCACGATACTATTGATACGCCATGGCGAAACGCCGTGGAACGCCGAGCGCCGCCTGCAGGGGCATATCGACATTCCCCTGAACGACGTTGGCCTGCGGCAAGCCGCGGCCGTGGGCCAGGCGCTGGCCGGCGAGCCGCTGGCCGCCGTCCTGGCCAGCGACTTGCAGCGCGCGCGCCAGACGGCGCAGGCCGTGGCCGATTTGCATGCGCTGCCGGTGCAGGCCGACCCGCTGCTGCGCGAGCGTTGCTATGGCGCGTTCGAAGGCTTGCTGTATGCCGATATCGCGGCGCAGTACCCGCACGAATATGCGCAATGGCAAGCGCGCCAGATCGACGCCGTGATGCCGTCCGGCGAGCGCCAGGCCGAGAGTTTCCGCCAGTTTTATGCGCGCGCCAATGCGGCCATCGCGCGCTGGGCCCGGCAATATGACGGCCAGACCATCGCCATCGTCGCCCACGGCGGCGTGCTCGAGTGCGCTTACCGCGAGGCGGTCGGCATGACGCTCGACAGCCCGCGCGATTTCCAGGTCAGGAATGCCAGCGTGAATCGTTTTTCCTATGCCGACGGCAAGTTGCATTTAGTGCACTGGGGAAACATCGAACACCTGGCGGCGCCCGCCATGGACGAGCTGGGCTAA
- the dusB gene encoding tRNA dihydrouridine synthase DusB codes for MQIGPYILRNNVFVAPMAGVTDRPFRQLCKQLGAGYAVSEMAASNPRLWATEKSSRRTDHAGEMEPKAVQIAGADPQDLADCARFNVDRGAQIIDINMGCPVKKVCNSWCGSALLQNENLVEKILHAVVSAVDVPVTLKFRTGWNRANKNALRIARIAEQAGIQMLTLHGRTRADGYKGEAEYETIAAVKASVAIPVVANGDITSPQKARYVLDQTGADAVMIGRAAQGRPWICREIDHFLRTGTLLPAPYVDEVRSLMDEHLRAHYAFYGEFLGVRTARKHIGWYVKDLEGGEEFRQQMNLLESTDAQLLAVDQFFESQWKFGERLQYRLSEDSDSGLIEVAAAT; via the coding sequence GTGCAAATCGGCCCTTACATTCTGCGCAACAACGTTTTCGTCGCCCCCATGGCTGGCGTGACGGACCGGCCATTTCGCCAGTTGTGCAAACAGCTGGGCGCCGGCTATGCCGTCTCGGAAATGGCGGCCTCGAATCCGCGACTATGGGCGACCGAGAAAAGTTCGCGCCGTACCGATCACGCGGGCGAAATGGAGCCGAAAGCGGTGCAGATCGCGGGTGCCGACCCGCAGGACCTGGCCGATTGCGCCAGGTTCAATGTCGACCGCGGTGCGCAGATCATCGACATCAACATGGGGTGCCCGGTGAAAAAGGTGTGCAACAGCTGGTGCGGTTCGGCCCTGCTGCAAAACGAAAACCTGGTCGAAAAGATCCTGCACGCGGTGGTGAGCGCCGTCGACGTGCCCGTGACCCTGAAATTTCGTACCGGCTGGAACCGCGCAAACAAGAACGCCTTGCGCATCGCCCGCATCGCCGAGCAGGCCGGCATCCAGATGCTGACCTTGCACGGCCGCACGCGCGCCGACGGCTACAAGGGCGAGGCCGAGTATGAAACCATTGCCGCCGTGAAAGCGTCGGTCGCCATCCCGGTGGTGGCCAATGGCGACATCACCAGCCCGCAAAAGGCCCGCTACGTGCTGGACCAGACGGGGGCGGACGCCGTCATGATCGGCCGTGCGGCGCAGGGCCGGCCGTGGATCTGCCGCGAGATCGACCATTTTTTGCGTACCGGTACTTTATTGCCGGCGCCGTATGTGGACGAAGTGCGCAGCCTGATGGACGAGCATTTGCGCGCCCATTATGCGTTTTACGGCGAATTTCTCGGCGTGCGCACGGCGCGCAAGCATATCGGCTGGTACGTGAAAGACCTGGAAGGTGGCGAGGAGTTTCGCCAGCAAATGAATTTGCTGGAATCGACGGACGCGCAATTGCTGGCCGTCGACCAATTTTTCGAGTCGCAATGGAAGTTTGGCGAACGGTTACAATACCGCCTCTCCGAAGATAGCGACAGCGGCCTGATAGAAGTGGCCGCAGCAACATAA
- a CDS encoding helix-turn-helix domain-containing protein — translation MSKESIQEVVQKSLEDYFNDLGEQQASNIYDMVVLTVEKPILEVVMTRADGNQSHAAQMLGINRNTLRKKLQEHGLL, via the coding sequence ATGAGCAAAGAAAGCATACAGGAAGTCGTTCAGAAAAGTCTGGAAGATTATTTCAATGACCTGGGCGAGCAGCAAGCGTCGAATATCTATGACATGGTCGTGCTGACCGTCGAAAAGCCCATCCTGGAAGTCGTGATGACACGCGCCGATGGCAACCAGTCGCATGCCGCGCAAATGCTGGGCATTAACCGCAATACCTTGCGCAAGAAGTTGCAGGAGCACGGTTTGCTGTAA
- the purH gene encoding bifunctional phosphoribosylaminoimidazolecarboxamide formyltransferase/IMP cyclohydrolase translates to MIKQALLSVSDKTGVLDFARALAALGVNLLSTGGTAKLLADNGVPVTEVADYTGFPEMLDGRVKTLHPKVHGGILARRDFPEHMSKLVEHDMPTIDMVVVNLYPFQGTVAKADCTLEDAIENIDIGGPTMLRSAAKNHKDVIVICDPSDYEVVLAEMRAADGKAGEVSYDTKFMLAKKVFAHTAQYDGAITNYLTSLGPTKVHAERGAYPQTLNVAFEKVQDMRYGENPHQSAAFYRDLVVTDGALANYRQLQGKELSYNNIADADAAWECVKSLGGFEQSAACVIVKHANPCGVALGANAAEAYARALQTDPTSAFGGIIAFNTELDGATAGEIAKLFVEVLIAPSFSAEAKQILSSKQNVRMLEIPLGSGVNAMDFKRVGGGLLVQSPDAKNVAMGDLRVVSKLKPTPQQLADLMFAWKVAKFVKSNAIVFCGNNMTLGVGAGQMSRIDSARIASIKAQNAGLSLAGSVVASDAFFPFRDGLDVVVDAGATCVIHPGGSMRDQEVIDAADERGVVMLYTGTRHFRH, encoded by the coding sequence ATGATCAAACAAGCTCTCCTTTCCGTTTCCGACAAGACCGGCGTCCTCGATTTCGCGCGCGCCCTGGCTGCCCTCGGCGTCAACCTGCTGTCGACCGGCGGTACCGCCAAATTGCTGGCCGATAACGGTGTGCCCGTCACGGAAGTGGCCGACTACACGGGTTTTCCCGAGATGCTCGATGGCCGCGTGAAGACCTTGCACCCGAAAGTGCATGGCGGCATCCTGGCGCGCCGTGATTTCCCCGAGCACATGTCCAAGCTGGTGGAACACGATATGCCGACCATCGACATGGTGGTGGTCAACCTGTACCCATTCCAGGGCACCGTGGCCAAGGCCGACTGCACCCTGGAAGACGCGATCGAGAACATCGACATCGGCGGCCCGACCATGCTGCGTTCGGCGGCCAAGAACCACAAGGACGTGATCGTCATTTGCGATCCGAGCGACTACGAGGTGGTGCTGGCCGAAATGCGCGCGGCCGACGGCAAGGCGGGCGAAGTGAGCTACGACACCAAGTTCATGCTGGCCAAAAAAGTGTTTGCGCATACGGCGCAATACGATGGCGCCATCACCAATTACCTGACCAGCCTGGGCCCGACCAAGGTGCACGCCGAGCGCGGCGCCTATCCGCAAACCCTGAACGTGGCGTTTGAAAAAGTGCAGGACATGCGCTACGGCGAAAACCCGCACCAGAGCGCCGCCTTCTACCGCGACCTGGTGGTCACCGACGGCGCACTGGCGAACTATCGCCAGCTGCAAGGCAAGGAATTGTCGTACAACAATATCGCCGATGCCGACGCGGCCTGGGAATGCGTGAAGAGCCTGGGCGGCTTCGAGCAAAGCGCCGCCTGTGTCATCGTGAAACACGCCAATCCATGCGGCGTGGCGCTGGGCGCGAACGCGGCCGAAGCGTATGCGCGCGCGCTGCAGACCGATCCGACCTCGGCGTTTGGCGGCATCATCGCCTTCAATACCGAACTGGACGGCGCCACCGCCGGCGAAATCGCCAAATTGTTCGTCGAAGTGCTGATCGCGCCATCGTTCTCCGCCGAAGCGAAACAGATTCTGTCGAGCAAGCAAAACGTGCGCATGCTGGAAATCCCGCTGGGTTCCGGCGTCAACGCGATGGACTTCAAGCGCGTCGGTGGCGGTCTGCTGGTGCAGTCGCCCGATGCGAAAAACGTCGCCATGGGCGACCTGCGCGTGGTGTCCAAGCTGAAACCGACGCCACAGCAGCTGGCCGACCTGATGTTCGCCTGGAAAGTGGCAAAATTCGTCAAATCGAACGCCATCGTCTTCTGCGGCAACAACATGACCCTGGGCGTGGGCGCAGGCCAGATGAGCCGTATCGACTCGGCCCGCATCGCCTCGATCAAGGCGCAGAATGCCGGCCTGTCGCTGGCCGGTTCGGTGGTGGCGTCGGATGCCTTCTTCCCGTTCCGCGACGGCCTCGACGTGGTGGTCGACGCGGGCGCGACCTGCGTGATCCATCCGGGTGGCTCGATGCGCGACCAGGAAGTGATCGATGCGGCCGATGAGCGCGGCGTGGTGATGCTGTACACGGGCACGCGTCATTTCCGTCATTGA
- the ruvC gene encoding crossover junction endodeoxyribonuclease RuvC, whose translation MIILGIDPGLRTTGFGVIEKHGSKLRYIASGTVKTASEGALPPRLKIILQGVSEIVATYRPDCAAIEKVFVNVNPQSTLLLGQARGAAICALVNADLEVAEYTALQLKQAVTGHGKAAKEQVQEMVARLLSLPGLPGSDAADALGVAICHANSVDALAMIGALAPQLQGLRMKRGRLVG comes from the coding sequence ATGATTATTCTTGGCATCGATCCTGGCTTGCGCACGACCGGCTTCGGGGTCATCGAAAAACACGGCAGCAAGCTGCGCTATATTGCTTCGGGCACAGTCAAGACGGCGTCCGAAGGGGCGTTGCCGCCGCGCCTGAAGATCATTCTGCAGGGCGTGTCGGAAATCGTCGCCACCTACCGGCCCGACTGCGCGGCCATCGAAAAAGTCTTTGTCAACGTCAATCCGCAATCGACCTTGCTGCTGGGCCAGGCCCGTGGCGCGGCCATTTGCGCGCTGGTCAATGCCGACCTCGAGGTGGCCGAATACACGGCGCTGCAGCTGAAACAGGCCGTCACCGGTCACGGCAAGGCGGCCAAGGAGCAGGTGCAGGAAATGGTGGCGCGCTTGCTGTCCTTGCCCGGCCTGCCCGGCAGCGATGCGGCCGATGCGCTGGGCGTGGCCATCTGTCACGCCAACAGCGTCGATGCGCTGGCCATGATCGGCGCGCTGGCGCCGCAGCTGCAGGGCTTGCGCATGAAACGCGGCCGCCTGGTCGGCTAG